aACGAGTtgataaatgatacttttgtaTTCATAGGGTGTTTTAAGCGATTAAAATGAGTGTGCGCGCGTTAAGATAAAGAACGTCTTGTTTTATCTATGTACTGCATTCCATGTGGGTTTCCTGAgttaataattcttttttttacagttgATCACGAGTTTCATAAATTATTAGACGTGGGCCGTGCTGTATTattggtggaaagacggggtaatgtaacttttattttggcaataacatttatcaatagAAAGCTTACCCCGATTTATATTAGGAAAACTGTAAGCCATTGTCATATCTTTAGATAAGCGATTCGGATGGTGGAGACATGTATATAGTAATAAAAGGTACCATGCTTAAATTGTTATatgccagacgagcgtttcgtcttcacaagactcatcagtgaggctCAGATTAAAATAGTACCACACAAGTATTGAGGTGAAGAGCATTAAcgatctaaaattccaaaaaattgtggttaatacgtctaaggtaatatatgccggGAATAAAATAAGTCCTTTGCatgagttttgttttatttttatttcttttttgttatacctattcctatatctatataagtaatgactataatatttttttctgtctatgaaaaaaggcaacagtagaatacAGTTCataactcataaatccatggataAAAAAcgaaatcggggtaacaaacaaaaaccgaggaaaacgcattaaatataagacgagaacaatgaaacaacactgaaatgtaacacacagagaaacggaccaagcatcggACACAATCCTAcgacaataacaaatataacatcacaaccaaatacatgaatttgggatagacaagtaccgtgacacgtcttatcgcaatgtaaatttacactaaaaaattagagaaatcaatccacgcaacgttaaaatgtaacccACACAGGagcgaacaataatataacaatggccatcttcctgacttggtacaggacatttttaaagaaaacaatggtgggttgaacctggctttgtggcatgccaaacctcgcactttaatagCAATGTTacatataacattgaaatgacaacataatataacaggactacaatacaagtaaataggagaagaaataacataaaaaaattggtgcgTATGTCtgtgaagaaataacataaaacatttgtgtgtagcgggttatttaacactgtgcatcacatttttttgttatttcttatgaaaagaaaaaatattacagtaattttttataattttatttcaattttcattttaaatcgTAGAAAACTATGAacaaacgttgatgacgtcacggtcacatgactaaattatgtgtATGGTCTCATTACAAAATAACATCatccaatcagaagacgcgttccatccaaaattgaattattagaCAATAAGATGAAAACGAAAACATTCAAATTGCCGATTGAATTATGTTTTGATTTGGTCCaggattactctgacgtccgacggatgttttgccagacaagcttgggccgtgggacgtcagagctcgtTCCATATCAAAAATTGGATATTTgtccacccaaaatagatgcgctgcttGGTCGCTTCAAGAGCCGACtgagggccttggaattatataaatctcttcatttatcatttatctcttcatttatgtaagtttcacctacctgtcaacctttatttttctatattttaacagttttcacagAGACCCATCCGTTTCTGAATTTTGACattcattttcaaagattatcACGTGACCACGAGAAAACAGTGCAAATGACTATTATGTAATACCTCGTTCATTTACGATGCAAGTTAGCTAAATGTCCGAGAGCTTCCGATTGTTATCGTAGTTGGAACTAAATGCTTACTATCGCTCTCCGGCAAAGGAGGTGAAAAAAACGTGGTTGCTTCTAAATGTTAATCATCGATCTCCTATAAAgaaggtaaaaaaatataaaatatttgcatatttgagtTTCGAGGCCACGAACTCTCTCGGAACTTGGCGCcaatttgaaagtgaaagtcaAATGCATAAATGGATGGGTCTctgtgaaaactgttaaaatatagaaaaataaaggttggcaggtatgtgaaacttacataaatgaagagatagataaaaaatgaagagattgaagaccgatttatataattctaagGCCCTCAATAAGCTCCAGAAGCTATCaagcagcgcatctattttgggtgggcaaatatccactatTTCATATGGAacgagctctgacgtcccacggccccagctgcttgtctggcaaaacagtcgtcggacgtcagagtaatctcgggaCTAGTTTTGATTTCGAATAGCTTTCTTCGTCAAATTAATGAACAAAATCTTACGACAATGCATTGATCTGTAGTATTCATTGACCATATATTTGACACCATGAATAGATtaataagaataataaaaacattttaatgctatttttttttcttgcaaaTATATGAAAACCATACTTGAAATAATGTGTGGGTTACTTATGGATGAAAGAATATGAGACTGTtagtaattataataaaaaaatgtccataaGGATAAAGTTGcatgataatgtaaaatatacataattttatgAAGAAACAACATGAAACTATTTCATCAAGAATGAATTTGTATGCAATAAATAGTATTAACCTATggatatttttacatgtataaataaattggTTTACAATTTTAAAGCCGGCATAGATGGTGCAAATTGTTATGCACCAGACGCGCTTCTCaaaaataaatgtctcttcataGCTGATTCTCGGAGCcgatttatgaaaaaaatcaaacttattCAATACAAATGAAGAGCTCATTATCCAAATGAAGAGTTAAAGCCGTGTAAGAAAAGTATAGCTTTGGATGACCTAGGGATACCATGGAAttgaaaactttaaccagaAATGTGAATATCACACTGGTTTTGTAAATTATATCATCGTAACACTCAAAAGGTGATTAATTAAAAGGTGATAACtgattacatttttatattcatgtaaTTAAGATATCTCATGGTTTATTCATCCCTTTTTGCGTACCATTGCCTTTACgatagatttaaatattttcgtGAGTACTAAGTTTCGTGGAATGAGGAAAACATACATATTCCGTGTTTCAACGAACTCAACGTAAATTCATATCCAACAAAAAGCAATGAATTCACAGtacatacttttatttgtgttttaagaCTTCAATTGTATTCATTCGTCAAGCATATTTATTGGTTGGTCAACACAAATCGATCACGTCAACAAGATTTTAACCCATCGATACATATCACAGTTAAAATTGAAAGAAGATAAGGCTCATGCGAATCTAATTAATTCCTTATATAATATGATTTGGTTATAAGCcgtagtatatatatatatatatatgggtctgttataataattgtattcaaaatatacatgctATAAAGAATAGCGATATTTAAAGTCAATTCCTTTCATCTTTTTGTCATACAAAGCATTGAATTGTTCATTGACCGCAACGGTAAAATAGTTCTTCCAGTCTCCAACTTCACCTGTCAAAGAGTAAAAACTGCTGACcatgataaaatttagattAATGGAGAATTATCATAATATcaatcattttttgtcaaaaaaagaagatgtagtgtagatgcaaatgagacaactctccacaggaGACCTAAATGACGCAGAAATtatcaattataggtcaccatacgaccttcaacaatgagtataGCCCGTACCGCAAAGTCAGATATAAAATGcactgaaatataaaacaattcaaacgagaaaactaacggcctaatatatttaagaaaaatgaacGAAGCGCAAAGTTATTGATAAAACATGAACATTTATACTGACAAAACTGTTCATCACTGAAATAAATGAATGTGAGGCACacaaattaaaatgattttactGATATCCACATTATATTGGCTCAAAGAAGTGTTTATCTATGTATTGttctatataaaataagtgCAAAATATTTCcacattttttctaaattgcaAGCCCTATATTATTTGACTGGTCAATATTTTCCAACAAATGGACACCGATGAAATTTTTTGACCGCTAGCGTCACAATAGTTCGCAGAAATTCGAATGCAGCTACGCATTATCTAATTTTGAGAATGCTGTGGTAGTAAAATCCTCGCGTTTTACTTTCTTTGTTTCTAGGTTTGACGTCAATGCAGAACAAAGCATTACcatttatgatatatatgaaGTAAACATGAAGCAAAGTACTTGTGTTTCTGCTCTTTATATTACGATAGTTGATTAAGCCTCGAAATCTATTGTCTGATGTCTCGTTTAGTGTGAAAGAATAAACTTACTAATTGGATACTCATGGAATAGTAAGGCCTCGGGGCAATAGTTGCACCTTAgggaaaataaatttactattCAACTCATACCCAGTCGATAGGTATACACTATAAAAAGGTGTAGATGTTGATATAGGATATATTATTTGGAGTATAAGTTGTGTCCTATAATAAACCCAACATAGTTGTAAGCTGTTGGTGGTAAAATACACTGTCCGGTATTGTCAAGcttgaaatgtaaataaatcaaatatgtagaGTGAATGTTTCATTCCTTGTCGTAAAAGAAACCTTGCAACACATATTTGAGGTACCGCTTGTGATTTATTGTcatattaaaaaagataatcTAGCTTTTTTCATTCAATACTTGCAACCCTTGTCGTTCTTTCCGATGCATAATTAACCATCTTACACATTCGTTACATATTTGCATTTAGAAGTtgagcaaccaacaatcaatttcGAGGTGAAGttgaatataagaaataaaaaagatacaaatgaatgaacaaaaaGTGTGATAAAGATTTCATACCTTTTCTGTATGTGAAGTTTGTAATTTTCTGAGCCACTTCTTTATTATTGATTGCAAACGTTTCCTGCTTTGAACCAGCtgcttttttcatgttttgaaaactacattttaccgCTATATCTTTTACCAAGTCATTGTTTGCTTCAACTTCTAGAAATTTAGcaagttttgttatttcacCCACTGAATCCTACAGAAAAGAACATATTGGTTCAGTCATCAGCTGACTATGGAAAGGCATTATAAGATTTAAATCACagtaacattaaaataacaataacaaaaaacaacacaaaaaaaccaAATGCACCTTGAAAAAGATTTCTGTACTTTCTTAGAAAAAAACTAGTATCTAAAAATGCTTGTTAATTGTCTACTTTATATTCATTTTAGATGTTTAGTGTcacgtttgttttgtttgttagcGTTGATGCTACATGAAATCATAccatttttattcaattaaatcaTGTGGTAGAAAAGGCAATTAGATGGTTGTTATATTGTTTTGGTTTCATCTTAAGGGTTATAGTTTTGAAGGGAATGAATAAATAAACGAATTTTCAAAGTGATTTTTTGTAATTCAACTAAATGAAGCGCGATATTATTTATTCTTAAATTGGACATTATCTGTACTAATTTGTCCGAAATTCTCGTACTTGATTTAAATCATACTAAAacgtaaaacaaaattataagagGGCTGAAATAAAACTTCTTGTGTATCTAACATGTTAAAGTACTGTACGTGATATTTAATAAATGACATGGCTGACCTGGTTAGACTATTTACCAAAGAAatctttataataaacataacttTAAATATAGATGGAAAGACAAATCGTTCAATTGAATTTTACTAGGTCTGTTTCAATTCATTCTGTTGGTTAACAATATGACTTTTGTGTTATCGTCttttttacatgtatgataaatttAGTATTTGTAATTCGAAtcagaaaatcaaatgattaatcAACAGTTGCCTCACTTTCGATGTTGTTATACCtatgatttaaataaatgaacacGCAGAATAAATGCGTAACCCATGccaaaaaaagttataattagAGTCACATGAATACATATTCGAAATGCTGAATTAATCACAtgtagtaaatatttttacttGGCTTTTGGACAGAGtattcagattaaaaaaaatgaaaatatgaaggAAGGATGAAATAACATACCTCTTTCATGTCTTCATATGATAAGCAATAAATGTTGTCATGTCCTTCCTTCAAGAACTCAAACCACTGTCTTGTATAGTAAAACCAGTTCAATAACGAGGATTCTACttcttaaatttgtaaaataacacaaaaagatAATCCAGTTACAACGCGTAAAACAACGAAAATGAGAAACAAATGAAATGGTCAACTGTCAACATTAataatatatacagaaaataaacatttgaccatgaaataaaaaaggagTAAGCTGCATTTGTAAACGTttgtgttttttaatgttgCTAAGGTATCTTCGCTCTTCTTTTCCTTTGTAAACTATGTTTGGTCAGATGGATTGACACATATATGATATCCGTTTGACCCCGCCTGTCAACACTATAGAgcttataaacaaaaataaccgATTTTGAAAACTTCATACTCGATGTTTTAGTTAGACACAGTTTAAGTATTGATATTTATCAGATATACAATTGCTCATTGTGTAATGCATATAAAACAGCAATTCataaaatccaaatattttGATCAATATTAATAACAGAATAAAATACCATAGTTTCAACTTACCTAATtccatatattttgaaataaattcttCCCATTGAATCGTAGAATCTATGAATGTATGACCCTTGAGAAACGACAGAAGTGACACTAACACATCTTTTGGATTTCTTTGAAGAAACAGAATCTTGCACCTTTTATCAAATACCTGCTTCGGTAAACACTGAGGTGTGAAATGTGTATTATAAATACGCGGTTTTGGCAAAGACCTTAACACTTCTGCAGGAATGAATTCCAGCATGGCTGAAGTTTTCTCTTTTCCATGATAATCTGCCTTTTCATTTCTCAGCATAGAAGTTATTTCCCATAACCAGTGTGTCCCTGTTTAAGAAGAATAtttgttaatacatgtaatacacattgcattaagtaattttaatacacattgtatttagtgtttttttcataaagagATCGTTCGATTTACTATTATATTGCAAAGTTTATTTCATATTGCCAAGAATTGGGAAGTGCAGAGAGTTACTAACAGTgccttttcatgtttttttttggttcaatATGCTATTTTGAGTTGAAAGCTTTTAAGTTAATCGAATTAGTGCTAGCTATGCTGGTCATTTTTTGTCATACTTTTTGTATGCTGTGAATATACTAAGAACCTGATTTTGTAAATGCACATATTATGACATCATCATGATCCATTTCCATGTTTCTGATACTCGGTATGTGTTTTCTGTAATCTGGAAGCATTCTAGCCGTTCTCAAATTCTGTAATGCATCTCCTATCTTCAAACATTGTATTGGTGTTCCACCCAAGTCAACGGTTACAATATCGTCGTCACTAGTAATCGGATAtgtaacatatttaaaaaattatgaccTTTATCTCTTATGTCAAATTCAAGTCATCGTAGTTCAgtgtatataaattttgttagtTTATTGTTTATGGTTTATCGTTGTTACTTTAACGTTACGTTGGAGCTACCTGGCACATCTAAATATTAAAACGTTACTTTGGAGCGTCTTGACACATCTAAAAATTGAAGTTAGGAAAATTGAAACGAaattttaaactgattgaacATTTTAGAAACAATAAACATTTTGCAGACAAAAGTTGCTATCGACATAAACAATTGTATTACAGTTTTTGTAGTGCTTAAGCCCCGGTCACAATAGATCGTATGAGTTTCTGTCGTGGAAGGTCTATAGAATAGTTGTCGTGACACTGTCGTGCAAAATGTCAGCAACATATTCCGAGTGGTCACATAAGCTACTACATTTCTACGATGGATCAATGATGAGTAcagtacagaaaaaaaatttgtaaatgtacTGTCGTAGGTTTGTAGTAATTAAGTCGTGCGAAAGTTGTGCGACAGCCGTATGACAATCGTGCGTTATTAGGGTCTTTTTCAGGTGTTCATGTCATGGGATGCAAGTGTTACTGTTGTTTCACTGTCGTGTCACGGTCCTGCCACTGGCGAACGACTGTTAAACTACTGTCGCTCACCAGTCTCTTCTGGTAGAACAACTAGTATAGAAGAAGAAGAATAAGGTGTTCTATTTCCATCAAAAGGAGaataatataataacaatataatattatttttaaaaatataatagtcaATGCAGTATAAATAGTTACAAACACAATTGAAACTGAACTGCAGGAATCACAAAAGGACGGTGTTAAAGATGACCAGTTTATTGCGTGCCATTTGCCATTTGCTTTCAATGTTGGTCAGTGTCATTATAAGTTCGGTACAAATAAACCATTAGTTTATTTCATAATAATTCATCGAATTTAAACCAAAAAGCACCCGAAAAAGAAAAGGTGGTAGCAGTAAACGTTGGTTGTGTTGACCAGACCCCCTAACCACAAGCTGAAACATATGACGCTTTTGAAACTCCTGGAGACGAGTCTGTTGTTAATTTTATCACTGTGAAGGGGAAAGGGAGAAGTCTAGGAACATGACTGCCTAATTGCATTTttctgaataaaacaaaaatatgctgCAGGACGAACAAATCACTGTCGTACAACAGACAATCAATGTTGTGCGAGAATCTTAcgatttttttggcaaaatctTGAGAGAATCGTGAGGCTGTTCTACAAGTGTCTTGCGACAGTCGCGAGTTTGTCGTACGGCAGGCAAGCAACTGTTATACGATTGCTTTTACTTAAATGGTTTATGTTGGTACCCACGACAATGTGTTTATCGCACGACAGTCACATGACTGAGGGAAGACAAGCTCAATACCGCCAGAACAGTGACACGACAAAAAAAATCGTAGAGCAAAGCAGGAATATGTTCAATATTCGTCCCACGGCACATGACAGCGCCATGTTGCTGACAATATCGTGCGACTGTCGTACAACGATCACAGATGACCGGCGATTTGAACAAATGTCATGTCGTGGCGCTGCATAGATATGGCATGGTTTCTTTGTGACCAGGGATTTACAAGCAGCGACTGTGAAGTCAAACATATGTTgtttagtggttgttgtttgtttatgtgaatCATAAGTGTTCcttgtttgtcatgttttcctatataatagaccgttggtttttaaTGTCCAACACTAGTCATATTAAGGgctcctttatagcttgctgttcgttgtgagccaacTCTCCACGTTGAAGACCATGTTTTGACCTACAACGGTTTACTTTAggaaattgtgacttggatgaagagttgtctcattggcactcataactACATCTTCTAATATCTATCAACATATTATTGCAAATGGTTAGTACGGTCAAACAGGAGGTTGGTGTCGGACAACACTGGAATTAAGAAATGGgcttgatatttatttaaaaaggatTAAATACAAGTCTTGCTTACCAAAATCATATTTCAGTTCAGGTTTCCATTCAGGTGGATTTTTACCATCTGACTTTCTGTCTTCCATTATTATAGTCTTATGTCTAAAAGAACGACAGACAATAAATacacaaccactgaactacaggctcctgacttttgacaggcacatacatgaataatgttgcggggttaaacatgtttgagggatcccaaccctccccataAACTTAGACAGTGGAAGTTCTTTAGTTATGGTCTGTattcataaaagaaataaatatttcaaagcaAAGAAGAGTTATAACTTTACCTTAACAGTATCAATTGTTAGATAGATATAGcgagaaaaaaaagatactttTACGCTAGAAATTTTTAACAATCGTgagttttaaaaagatatagtACATTAGAAAAATACAATCATAAGTTTATTTCAGTTTTAGAATTGTGAATTTCAAttctaaataacaaaataaatgagtCACTAATTGATAAggtttaaatgttattattacgaaaaaaaatgtgttgtctATCATGTCACAGACAATGtgagaaagaaaataaacattgcTTATATAATACAATCGTACCAACTTGCTTAACTTCTTAATATTGAAAGATAATGCTATCACCTATAccatgtatatgtacatgtaacaaactATAAATACACATAAGACATGGATACCAATATTCGtagttaaacaaatatattacatcttaaaatatcattaaaagcattattaaaatttaaagtttacttCATCAAAAGTCATGTTGTAACATCTtgtaatattcatttaaaaaatacccCAATAATATCGGAAGAACTTACCAATAATGAATCGTGAAAtgccacaaaaaaataaacgttcAGAGTCAAAATCAAGAACTACATTATATCTGTTTGACCCTATGAATCACTtactatatatagatatagatatagatGAAGTACACTCTTAGATGATTTGGGCAAATGATGATTGACAGTAAGGAACATATTCAACCGTATTATTTGAGAGAATAGGTCATAAAGAGACAGTTTCAATCTTACACTGTGTAGCAGTCCCACTGTTAACAGAAGCAAAGAAAACAATATGAGCAAAAGTATATATCttattaaggatgtttgcttgaAATTTTGGCAGATTTTCGAAATCTTCTGGTTTTATCCACTTAAATtccttaaaatattttgcccattaacccccatttttcttttaataaatcatttacatGTAGAATCATAAGCCAtttcttaaagtcatatgaatcTTATCtattttttgatagtttttgagaacattaacttatcattgataaaactataaaaaaaatcaagagagaacattttcctgCCAAAATTTCAACgactaatatctcgaaaacaagcacttTGACCTATATAGTTttgttatgcattttttattctacaattaatcccctatcaatatatactagttttattgaaaaaaatatttaatgattcaCATTCAATATTGTTCGGCATTTTAATGCTATAATTTTTCTTCGATGCACgtgatttatcaaaaatttgtaagggttccgcggaacccagtgtctcgcctacttttgctgtaaattgcaggctcaacaaaaatgaggaaaaaaatcaataaaaatattccttttgatacaatcttttgattgtaagaagcttctgtccaagtttggtaaaatccAGCATAGTTTATTATTCTAATAAATGCTTTataaactttaactgcagactttacaggtatgtaatgttaactggaagaaaatctaagtccatttaagcGTAAAATACCGAgaaagtggatttttttttacaaaatttacttctgaatactatcttatgatcataaataagcttctgtccaattttggtacaaatccaggatagtttaagaaagttattaaaattttaaaaactttaaccacagagtgaatgtaatgtttccccgcagaaaaactaagtccattcaaaagtaaaatatgggataaatggatttatttttttacaaaatttacttctggatactatcttatgatcataaataagcttctgtccaattttggtacaaacccgggatagtttaagaaagttattaaaattttaaaaactttaaccacagagtgaatgtaatgtttccccgcagaaaatctaagtccatttacaagtaaaatatggaaaaaatggaattgtatttttacaaaatttacttctggatactatcttatgatcataaacaagcttctgtccaagtttggtagaaatccagtttagtttaagaaagttattaaaattttaaaaactttaaccacagagtgaatgtaatgtttcccggcagaaaaactaagtccatttacaagaaaaatatggaaaaagtggaattttatttttacaaaatttacttctggatactatcttatgatcataaacaagcttctgtccaagtttggtagaaatccagtttagtttaagaaagttattaaaattttaaaaactttaaccacagagtgaatgtaatgtttcccggcagaaaaactaagtccatttacaagtaaaatatggaaaaagtggaattttatttttacaaaatttacttctggatactatcttatgatcataaacaagcgtctgtccaagtttggtagaaatccagtttagtttaagaaagtaattaaaattttaaaaactttaaccacagagtgaatgtaatgtttcccggcagaaaaactaagtccatttacaagtaaaatatggaaaaagtggaattttatttttacaaaactttcttctggatactatcttatgatcataaacaagcatctgtccaagtttggtagaaatccagtttagtttaagaaagttattaaaatttcaaaaactttaaccacagagtgaatatttgtggacgccgccgacgacgacgccgacgacgacggaatgtaggatcgcttagtctcgctttttcgactaaagtcgaaggctcgacaaaaatcagtATATTTAGAAAGTGCGAACTGATTGTAATTTGTATACTGCATTTACtggttc
The nucleotide sequence above comes from Mytilus trossulus isolate FHL-02 unplaced genomic scaffold, PNRI_Mtr1.1.1.hap1 h1tg000146l___fragment_2___debris__unscaffolded, whole genome shotgun sequence. Encoded proteins:
- the LOC134700456 gene encoding sulfotransferase 1E1-like isoform X1, which translates into the protein MEDRKSDGKNPPEWKPELKYDFDPITSDDDIVTVDLGGTPIQCLKIGDALQNLRTARMLPDYRKHIPSIRNMEMDHDDVIICAFTKSGTHWLWEITSMLRNEKADYHGKEKTSAMLEFIPAEVLRSLPKPRIYNTHFTPQCLPKQVFDKRCKILFLQRNPKDVLVSLLSFLKGHTFIDSTIQWEEFISKYMELEVESSLLNWFYYTRQWFEFLKEGHDNIYCLSYEDMKEDSVGEITKLAKFLEVEANNDLVKDIAVKCSFQNMKKAAGSKQETFAINNKEVAQKITNFTYRKGEVGDWKNYFTVAVNEQFNALYDKKMKGIDFKYRYSL
- the LOC134700456 gene encoding sulfotransferase 1E1-like isoform X2 is translated as MEDRKSDGKNPPEWKPELKYDFDPITSDDDIVTVDLGGTPIQCLKIGDALQNLRTARMLPDYRKHIPSIRNMEMDHDDVIICAFTKSGTHWLWEITSMLRNEKADYHGKEKTSAMLEFIPAEVLRSLPKPRIYNTHFTPQCLPKQVFDKRCKILFLQRNPKDVLVSLLSFLKGHTFIDSTIQWEEFISKYMELEVESSLLNWFYYTRQWFEFLKEGHDNIYCLSYEDMKEDSVGEITKLAKFLEVEANNDLVKDIAVKCSFQNMKKAAGSKQETFAINNKEVAQKITNFTYRKGEVGDWKNYFTVAVNEQFDALYAKKMTGIDFKYRYSN